TAGGAGATTGCCACGCCTCGTTTCCATATGTGTCAACTTAAGGATAATGTAAAACGTCATTCCGAGGGCTGAAAGCCCGTGGGAATCTCATAACGTTATATCATCATATAAATCTTTCCAAGTTGGATTTAATTCATTTATTAGTTTCAGCTTTTTGTTCCTTGTCCATGACTTGTAATGTACTGAAGAATTAGGGCCACAACAAAGAGTGATACATTTCATCCAGAAAAAAGGAGGAAATATGTCACGAAAGAAAACAGATTATTCAACTGAGTTTAAGAAAAAAATTGTTCTTGAGGTTTTAAGACAAGAACAAACGGTAAATGAGATAGCAGTTCAATATAACGTTATCCCAAGAAATA
This genomic stretch from Candidatus Melainabacteria bacterium harbors:
- a CDS encoding transposase yields the protein MSRKKTDYSTEFKKKIVLEVLRQEQTVNEIAVQYNVIPRN